The genomic region CCGAGGCCGCCGAGCGGATCAGGGCCGCGCATCCCGGCGCCGCGGTGACGGTGCAGCAACTGGACCTGTCGTCGCTGGCGAGTGTGCGTAAGGCGGCCGAGGAGATCCGCGCCAACCAGCCGCGCATCGACCTGCTGATCAACAACGCGGGCCTGATGTACGTGCCGCGCCGCGAGCTCACCGAAGACGGTTTCGAGATGCATTTCGGCACCAACCATCTCGGCCACTTCGCGTTGACGGGTCTGCTAGTCGACCACCTCGGCGAGGGCTCGCGGATCGTGTCCGTCGCCAGCATCGCCCACCGGATCCTGGCGCGAATCCGCTTCGAGGACCCGCATTTCGAGTCCGGCTACAACCGCGTCGCGGCGTACGGGCAGTCGAAGCTGGCCAATCTGCTGTTCACCTACGAACTGCAGCGCAGGCTGGCCGCCGCGGGCAGGCCGACCATCGCCGTCGCCGCGCACCCGGGCATCTCCAACACCGAGCTGATGCGCTACATCCCGGTGCCCGTGCCCGACATCCTGTACCGGATCGCCACCCAGCCCGCCGAGCAGGGGGCGCTGCCGACGCTGCGCGCGGCGACCGACCCCGCCGTGCAGGACGGCCAGTACTACGGGCCCGACGGTCTCGGCGAGCTGCGCGGGCACCCGAAACTCGTTGCGTCCAGCGCACAGTCACACAACCAGGACATCGCGCGCCGGTTGTGGACGATGTCGGAGGAACTGACCGGCGTGAGCTTCCCGATCTGATGCGCACGGTCGAGGAACATCAGCGTGTCGTCGCCGGGCTGTTCGCCCGCCGGCCCGCCCAGCACGTCCCGATCGCCGACGCGCTGGGCATGGTGCTGGCCGAGGACGTCGTCGCCCCGCTCTCGCTGCCCGGGTTCGACAACTCCGCGATGGACGGGTACGCGGTGATCGCCGAGGAGGTGGCCGGCGCGTCGGAGCAGTCGCCGGTGCGGCTGCCCGTCGCCGAGGACATCCCGGCCGGGCGCACCGATCTGCTGACGCTGCGACCCGGCACCGCGCACCGGATCATGACCGGCGCGATGCTGCCCGCAGGGGCGACGGCCGTCGTCCCGGTGGAGGCCACCAACGCCGCCACCGACACCGTGGAGATCTACCGCGACGCGCGGCCCGGCCAGCACATCCGGCGCGCGGGCGAGGACGTCACCGCGGGCACGACGGTGCTGCGCGCCGGCCAGCCGGTCACCCCGGCCGCGCTGGGGCTGGCGGCGGCGCTGGGCCTGGCGGAGCTGAGCGTGGTTCCGCGGCAACGGGTGCTGGTGATGTCGACGGGCACCGAACTGGTCGCCCCCGGCACGCCGCTGGCGCCCGGTCAGATCTACGAGTCCAACGCGGTGATGCTGGCGGCGGCGATGCGTGACGCCGGGGCCGAGGTGGTCACCACCGCGATGAGCGGTGACGACGTCGACTCGTTCCGCGCCGCGCTGCGCGGCCACGCCGGCGAGGCCGACCTGATCGTCACCTCCGGCGGGGTCAGCGCGGGCGCCTACGAGGTGGTCAAGGACGCGCTGGCCGGCGACGTGGAGTTCGTCAAGGTGGCGATGCAGCCCGGGATGCCGCAGGGCTGCGGGACGGTGACGGTCGACGGGCGCGCCATCCCGATCGTGACGCTGCCCGGCAACCCGGTCAGCGCGCTGGTGTCGTTCGAGGTGTTCCTGCGCAGCCCGCTGCGCGCGGCGATGGGCCTGCCGCAGCCGGGCCGGCCGCGGCGCACCGCCGTGCTCACCGAGGACCTGACCTCACCGCGCGGTAAGCGCCAGTTCCGCCGCGGGGTGTTCGACGCCGACGCCGGGACGGTCACCAGTTACGGCCCGCCGGCGTCGCACCACCTGCGCTGGCTGGCGTCGGCGAACTGTCTGCTGGAAATCGACGAGGATGTCGACGCGCTGACCGCCGGGGCCGCCGTGACGGTGTGGGACCTGACGTAGCGCCCCAGGCCCGTAGAATCGCGACACGATGGCCAGACGCCCCGATCTTCCCTCCGGCCCCGCGCGGCTCCTGGCGCTGGCCCGTACCACGATCCCGCCGATGCACCCCGCCGGACTGCCGTTCGTCGGGGCCAGCCTCGCCGTCGCGGCGCTGGGCCACCGCAAGCGCTGGCTGCGCACCGCGGCGCTGACGTCGGCGGCCGCCAACGCGCTGTTCTTCCGGCATCCGCCGCGGGTGCCACCGACCCGGCCGAACCTGGTCGTCGCGCCCGCCGACGGGCTGATCTGCCTGATCGAGGAGGCACCGCCGCCCGCCGAACTCGGTTTGCCGTCAACCCCGTTGCCGCGGATCAGCATCTTCCTGTCGGTGTTCGACGCGCACGTGCAACGCGCCCCGATCGCCGGTGAGGTGGCCGCGGTGGTGCACCGGCCGGGCAAGTTCGGCTCCGCCGAACTCGAGGCCGCCAGTGAGGACAACGAGCGCAACAGCGTGCTGATCCGCTCCGAGACCGGTGCGGAGGTGATCGCGGTGCAGATCGCGGGCCTGGTGGCGCGGCGCATCGTGTGTGAGGCCAAGGTCGGCGACAAGCTCGAGATCGGCCAGACCTACGGGCTGATCCGGTACGGCTCGCGGCTGGACACCTATCTGCCCGCCGGGTCGAACATCCTGGTGACGACGGGCCAGCGGGCGCTGGCCGGTGAGACGGTCCTGGCGGAGCTGCCATGATCCGGCCGCGCATCAAACGCTCCGTGGTCAGCCTGCGGATCCTGCCCAGCGCGATGACGGTCGCGGCGATCTGCCTCGGGTTGTCCGCGGTGAAGATGGCGCTGGACGACCGGCCGACCGAGGCGATGGCGTTCCTGGCGATCGCGGCGATCCTCGACGCGCTCGACGGCCGCATCGCCCGCGCGCTCAACGCCACCTCCCGGATGGGCGAGGAGATCGACTCGCTGGCCGACGCGGTGAACTTCGGTGTGGCACCGGCGTTCATCGTGTACGGCACGCTGCTGTCGCAGTCGCGGCTGGGCTGGATCGTGGTGCTGCTGTACGCGGTGTGCATCGTGCTGAGGCTGGCCCGGTTCAACGCGATGCTCGACGTGGACCGGCCGGCCTACGAGAAGCAGTACTTCGTCGGGATGCCCGCACCGGCGGGGGCGATCGGCGCGATCGGTCCGCTGGCGGCCAAGATGCAGTTCGGCGAGGGCTGGTGGACGTCGGAGATCGCGGTCGTGATCTGGATGATCGGCGTCTCGCTGCTGGTGGTGAGCACGGTCCCGATGCGCAAGATCCACACGTTCGCGATCCCGCCGAACATGGTGGCGCCGCTGCTGGCGCTCGTCGCGATCGGCGTCGCCGCCGCGATCCTCTACGGCTACCTGGTGATCCTGATCATCATCGCCGCCTACGTCATCCACATCCCGTTCGCGATCCGCACCCGGCGGTTCCTGGCTGAACACCCAGAGGTGTGGGACGACAAACCGCGCCAGCAGCGCGCGGCGCGGCGGGCGATCCGGCGGGCGCAGCCGCACCGCCGGTCGATGATGCGGCTCGGACTTCGGAGGCCGGGCGCCCCCCGTGACTGAACTGCAGACCGCCGAGCAGGTGCCGCGCCGGCATCTCACGCTGATCGCCCGGCTCAACACCTCCCCGCTGGACTCGCGCCGCGGCGTGGTCCGGCTGCATCCGGAAGCCCTTGCCGCACTCGGTATCCGGGAGTGGGATGCGGTGTCGCTGACGGGCTCGCGTACAACGGCGGCGGTGGCCGCGGCGGCGGACCCGGACGTGCCCGCGGGCACCGCGCTGCTCGACGACGTCACGCTGTCCAACGCCAAGCTGGTGGAGAACGCCACCGTGCTGGTGGCGCCGGTGACGGTGCACGGCGCGAAGTCGGTGACGCTGGCCGGCTCCAAGCTCGCCACCACCTCGATCAGCCCGGCCACGCTGCGCCAGGCACTGCTGGGCAAGGTGGTGACGGTCGGCGACACGGTGGCGCTGGCGCCGCGCGACCTCGGCCCGGAGTTCCCCGCGTCGCGGGCGACCCAGGCGCTGGCGGCGTCGGTGGGCATCCTGTGGACCTCCGAACTGCTGACGGTGACCGGCACCGATCCGGCCGGACCGGTGAGCGTGCAACCGAATTCGTCGGTCAACTGGGGTGACGGCTCGACCGCCCCGCAGCCGACGGCCGCCGCCCAGGCGGTGGTGCACACCCGGCAGAAACCGGCGATCACCGTCGAGGACCTCAAGGGCTCCCAGGCGCAGGCGGAGCGCCTGACCGAATGGCTCAAGCTCGCACTCGACCAGCCGGAGCTGCTCGAAACCCTGGGCGCCACAGCCAATCTCGGCGTGCTGGTGTCAGGCCCCGCCGGGGTCGGCAAGGCCGCGCTGGTGCGGGCGGTGTGTGCGGGCCGGCGGCTGGTCGAGCTTGACGGACCCGAGGTGGGTTCGCTGCGCGCCGAGGACCGGCTGTCGAGTGTGGCCTCGGCGGTGGCGACGGTGCGCGACGGCGGCGGGGTGCTGCTGATCACCGACATCGACGCGCTGCTGCCGGATGCCGGTGAGCGCCAGCCCGACCCGGTGGCCACGCTGATCCTGGGCGAACTGCGCGACGCCGTGGCCACCAAGGGGGTGGCGTTCATCGCGACGACGCAGGCGCCCGACGGCATCGACCCGCGGCTGCGCGCGCCCGACCTGTGCGACCGTGAGCTCGGGTTGAGCCTGCCCGACGCCGCGATCCGCGCCCAGCTCCTCGAGGTGCTGCTGCGCGATGTGCCCGCCGAGAACCTCGACCTCAACGAAGTCGCCCAGCGCACACCGGGTTTCGTCGTCGCCGATCTTGCCGCGCTGGTGCGCGAGGCCGCGTTGCGGGCCGCGGCGCGGGCCAGTTCGGACGGGGCGTCACCGAAGCTGACCCAGGACGATCTGATGGGCGCGACGACGGTGATCCGGCCGCTGTCGCGCTCGGCGACCGAGGAGGTGTCGGTCGGCTCGGTCACCCTCGACGACGTCGGCGACATGGTCGCCACCAAGCAGGCGCTGACCGAGGCGGTGCTGTGGCCGCTGCAGCATCCCGACACGTTCGCCCGGCTCGGCGTCGCGCCGCCGCGCGGGGTGCTGCTGTACGGGCCGCCCGGATGCGGCAAGACGTTCGTGGTGCGGGCGCTGGCCAGTTCGGGCCGGCTGTCGGTGCACGCGGTCAAGGGCGCCGAGCTGATGGACAAGTGGGTCGGCTCGTCGGAGAAGGCGGTGCGGGAACTGTTCCGGCGGGCCCGCGACTCCGCGCCGTCGCTGGTGTTCCTCGACGAGATCGACGCGCTGGCGCCGCGGCGCGGGCAGAGCTTCGACTCCGGGGTGACCGACCGTGTGGTGGCCGCGCTGCTGACCGAGCTCGACGGCATCGACCCGCTGCGTGACGTGGTGGTGCTGGGGGCGACCAACCGCCCGGACCTGATCGATCCGGCGCTGCTGCGGCCGGGCCGGCTGGAGAAGCTGGTGTTCGTCGAACCGCCCGACGCGGAGGCCCGCCGCGACATCCTGCGCACCGCGGGCAAGTCGATCCCGCTGGCCAGCGAGGGGGACGACGCCGTCGACCTCGACGCGCTGGCCGCCGACCTGGAGGGCTACAGCGCCGCCGACTGTGTGGCGCTGCTGCGCGAGGCCGCGCTGACCGCGATGCGCCGTTCGATCGACGCGGCCGACGTCACCGCCGCCGACGTGGCCGCCGCCCGCGAGGCCGTGCGCCCGTCGCTGGATCCGGCGCAGGTCGAGGCGCTGCGCGCCTTCGCCGCCGGGCGGTAACTCCCGCGCCTTCCGCGCCGAACGTGGGTTACCCGCACGCTTTCTGGCCGAAAGGTGTGCGGGTAACCCACGTTCGCCGTCGCGGATATCCATCTTGACAGTGGCAAGATCAGTCGGCACAGTGAAACTTGTCACTGACAAGATCTAGGAGGAACGCCATGGAGATCCGCGCCGGCGACGCCGACCGGGAGGCCACCGCCCGCCTGCTCGGCCAGGCGTTCACGCAGGGCTACCTCACGATGCCCGAGTACGAGGCGCGCCTGCAGGACGCCTTCGCCGCGACCACACAGTCCCAGCTGCGTGCGCTCACCGCCGACCTGCCCCTGGCCCGCCGGATCGCCCGCCGTCAGGCCGCCCGGCGCAGCGTGCGCTACCACCTCGCCGGCTACCTGACCATGGTCGCCGTGGTGCTGACCGTGTGGCTGTCAGTCGGGTTGACCACCGGCGCCTGGTACTTCTGGCCGATCTGGCCGATCCTCGGCGCGGGCATCGGCCTGGTCGGCCACGCGCTGCCGGTCAGCCGCTACGGCTCGATGAGCCCGGCGCGAATCGCGTAGCGCGGCGGGCACCGCTTAAGCTACTGGCGATTCACCCGCTACGGCATCGTGGTGACACCAGTCAGCACGATGCTGACCGGGGTGTACTTTTGGCTCCGTTAATTCTGGGGAGTCAGGTTTCTGAGCCAGTACGAGAACGGGCAGGTTGTCGATCGCGCCATGAGCACCCTCGCGCCTGCACGCCCCGCCACCCGCACCCCGTTGATCCGCGACGATCTCGACGGGCTGCGCGGGCTGGCGATCGCCCTGGTGGTCGTCTACCACGTGTGGTTCGGCCGGGTCTCGGGCGGCGTCGACGTGTTCCTGGTGCTGTCCGGGTTCTTCCTCGGCGGCCGGCTGCTGCGCCAGGCCGCGGGCGAGCAACCCGACGAGTCGTGGCCGCGGGCGATCCTGCGGATCGTGCGCCGGCTGGTGCCCGCGCTGGTCGTCGTGCTCGCCGCGTCGACGGTGCTGACGGTGCTGGTGCAGCCGCAGACCCGGTGGGAGTCGTTCGCCGACCAGAGCCTGGCCAGCCTGCTGTACTACCAGAACTGGTATTTGGCCGCCGAGACCAGCGACTACCTGCGCGCCGGGCAGGGTGTGACCCCGCTGCAGCACATCTGGTCGATGTCGGTGCAGGGCCAGTTCTTCGTCGCGGCGATCACGATCGCCGCGCTGATCGCGCTGCTCTGCCGCATCGACGGCTGGGCCCGGCAGCGGCGCACCATGCTGGTCGCGGTGCTGGCGGTGGCCACCGCGCTGTCGTTCTGGTACGCGATCGTGGCCCATCAGCTCGACCAGGCGCACGCCTACTACGACACCGCGGCCCGCGCGTGGGAGATGCTCGCCGGCATGCTGGCCGCAGCGGTGGTCGGCGTGGTGCGCATGCCCGGCTGGCTGCGGGTGGCGACGGCGACGGTGGCGCTGGCCGCGATCGCCTGCTGCGGGTTCCTCATCGACGGCGCCGCGCAGTTCCCGGGCCCGTGGGCGCTGGTGCCCGTCGGCGCGACGGTGCTGCTGATCTTCGCGGGCGCCCCGCGGGAGGACCGCGCGCCGTGGCCCAACCGGCTGCTGGCAAGCAGGCCGCTGAGGACGCTCGGTGAGATGGCCTACTCGCTGTACCTGTGGCACTGGCCGCTGCTGATCTTCTGGATGGCCCACACCGGCCAGGAACGGGTCGGTGTCCGCGACGGTGTCGCGATCATCGCGGTGTCGCTGCTGCTGGCCTACCTGACGCTGCGGCTGGTCGAGGAGCCGCTGCGGGTTCCGAGCCGCACGCTCAGCCAGGGCGCACACCACCTCCCCCGCGGTGGCGCCCCGGCGCTGATCGGCGGGGCCGGGATTGCGCTGTTGGCGACGGCGGTGGTGATGGCGTCGCTGGGGTGGCGCGCCCACGTGGCCGAGGTGCGCGACAACGACGTCGAGCTACAGACGTTGTCGAGCCGCGACTACCCGGGGGCCCGCGCGCTGCTGGAGAACCGCCGGGTGCCGGACCTGCCGATGCGGCCCAGCGCGCTGGCCGCCGCCGACGAGGTGCCCACCACCACCGTCGACGGCTGCATCACCGACTTCGCGAGCATCGAGGTGATCCGCTGCGTGTACGGCGACGCCTCCGCCGACCGGACCATCGCGCTGGCCGGCGGCTCGCACTCGGAGCACTGGATCACCGCGCTGGACCTGCTCGGCCGCAGGCACGGCTTCCGCGTCGTCACCTACCTGAAGATGGGCTGCCCGCTGACCACCGACGAGGAGCCTCAGCTCGCCGTCGCCGAGGAGCCGTACCCGGAGTGCCGGGACTGGGTGCGCGAGGCGATGGATGCGCTGATCGCCGACCGACCGGACTACGTGTTCACCACCACCACGCGGCCCATTCAGGACGGCCCGGGTGACCAGGTGCCCGAGGGCTACGTCGGGATCTGGGACGAGCTCAACGCCCACGGGATCCCGATCCTCGGTGTCCGCGACACCCCGTGGATGTTTATCCGCAGCTACCTGTTCTCCCCCGTCGACTGCCTCTCCGACGGCGGCGATCCGGAGAGCTGCGGGCTGCCGCGCCGCGACGTGCTGTCCGACCGCAACCCCACCCTCGACTACGCCGACCGCTACCCGCTGCTGCATCCGCTGGACCTCAGCGACGCGGTCTGCCGCCCCGACCACTGCCGCGCCGTCGAGGGGAACGTGCTGGTCTACCACGACCCGCACCACCTGACGGCCACCTATGTGCGCACCATGGCCGACGAACTCGGCAGGCAGATCGCGGACGCGACGGGGTGGTGGTGATCGGCACACGCGAGGCTCGCGCAGATCACCCCACGTAGACTGTGTTTCACCGAAAGCCTTTGCTCGGCTGACACCCCGACCATTTGTCTCGGTGGCTGTACGCCGCCGACCCGACCGATCGGAGTGCCCTGCTCGTCATTCTGCTTGCGCACGCGGCCGCGACCGCGCTGGCGCCCCTGCTTGTCTACCGATGGGGCCGGATGGCGTTCTACCCGCTGGCGCTCGTCCCGCTGCTGTCGCTGATCTGGGTTGTCACGAACTGGCCCGAGCCCGGTCAGTCCACCCGCGTCGACCTGCCGTGGGTGCCCGAACTGTCGATGGACATCGCGCTGCGCTTCGACTCGCTGGCCGCGATCATGAGCGTGCTGGTGCTGGCGATCGGCGCGCTGGTGCTGTTCTACTGCGCCGACTACTTCCACCACCACGACGGCCAAATGGAGAAGCGGCTGCCGAGCTTCGCCGCCGAGATGGTCGCCTTCTCCGGTGCGATGTTCGGCCTGGTCACCGCCGACAACACGCTGCTGCTGTACGTGTTCTGGGAGATCACCACGGTGCTGTCGTTCCTGCTGGTCGGCCATTACGCCGAGCGGCTGCACAGCAGGCGGGCGGCCACCCAGGCGCTGCTGGTGACGACGTTCGGCGGCCTGGCGATGCTGGTCGGCATCATCATGCTCGGCGAGTTGTCGGGCACCTACCTGCTCTCGGAGATGATCGCCTCCCCGCCCGGCGGGCTGGTCACCCCGGTGGCGGTGACGCTGGTGCTGGTCGGCGCGCTGTCGAAGTCGGCGATCGTGCCGCTGCACTTCTGGCTGCCCGGCGCGATGGCCGCGCCCACCCCGGTGAGCGCCTACCTGCACGCCGCGGCGATGGTGAAGGCCGGCGTCTACCTGATCGCGCGCATGACCCCCGGGTTCGCCGACGTGCCGCCGTGGCGGCCGGTGGTCGTCATCCTCGGGCTGCTGACCATGCTGCTGGCCGGCTGGCGGGCGGTGCGCGAGTACGACCTGAAGCTGATCCTGGCGTTCGGCACGGTCAGCCAGCTGGGCCTGATCACCCTGATGGTCGGCACCGGCGGTGCCGACATGATGCTGGCCGGGCTGGCGATGCTGGTCGCGCACGCCATGTTCAAGGCCGCGCTGTTCATGGTGGTCGGCATCGTCGACCACTCCACCGGCACCCGTGACATCCGCCGGCTGGCCTGGCTGGGCGACCGGGCCCGGCCACTGCTGGTCATCGCGGTGTGCGCGACGGCCAGCATGGCCGCGCTGCCGCCGTTCTTCGGGTTCGTCGCCAAGGAGGCCGACTTCGAGACCGTGCTGCACAGCCCGCAGCTGGGCGGCTGGGCGCCGGTCGTGCTGGCGGGCATCGCGCTGGGCTCGGTGTTCACCACCATGTACAGCCTGCGGTTCCTGTTCGGCGCGTTCGGCCGCAAGGGTCAGTCCGAGCCGAGCCGCCGCGTCGCCGAGATGCACAGGCTGCACGTCGGGTTCCTGCTGCCGCCCGCCATCCTGGCCGTCTCGGGCCTGGGCTTCGGGCTGTATCCGAGCGGCCTCGGACACGCACTGGAGGACTACGCCGCCACCATCGCCGGCGGGCCCGACTACCACCTCGCGCTGTGGCACGGGGTGAACCTGCCGCTGCTGCTGTCGGTGCTGGTGCTGGGCACCGGTATCGCCGTGTACGTGAACCGGCAGCGGCTGCGCCGGTTCCGCACCGTGCGCGAACCGCTGGGCAACGCCGACCACGCCTACGAGGCCGTGGTGCGGTGGCTGGACCGCTGGTCGGTGGAGCTGACCGCGGTGACCCAGCGCGGGTCGATCCCGTTCACCCAGTCGGTGATCCTGTCGACGCTGGTGCTGCTGCCGACGATCGTGCTGGCGCTGGGTAACCGCGACCACCCGAACTTCGCGCTGTGGGGTTCACCGCTGCAGGTGGTGATCGGCCTGATCATCCTGGCCGCCGCGGTGGGCGCGATGGTGATGCGCAACCGGCTGGCCGCGGTGCTGCTGGTCGGCGTGACCGGGTACGGCTGCGGTGCGATCTTCGCGCTGCACGGCGCCCCGGACCTGGCGCTGACCCAGTTCCTCGTCGAGACGCTGACCCTGGTGATCTTCGTGCTGGTGCTGCGCACGCTGCCCGCCGAGGCGGACCGGGTGCACATCCGGCGCTACCGCTGGCCGCGGGCGGCGCTGGCGCTGGCGGTGGGTGCGACGGTGACCGGGCTGGCGGCGTTCGCGATGGCCGCGCGCAGCGCGACGCCGATCGCCGAGCTGATCCCCGACGCGGCCTACGAACGCGGCCACGGCGCCAACGCGGTGAACGTGCTGCTGGTGGACATCCGCGCGTGGGACACCATGGGCGAGGTCATGGTGCTGCTGGTGGCGGCGACGGGTGTGGCGTCGATGGTGTTCCGGCACCGGCGGTTCGGCGCACCGCCGCGGGTCTCCGACGTCGGGCAGCCGGACATCGGTCTGCTGCCGGCGATCCCGGCCACCAGTCCCGCGGCCGGCGAGGTGACCTGGCTGCGCGGCAGCGAGCTGCGCGACCCGCGGCACCGGTCGCTTCTGCTGGAGGTCGCGACCCGGGTCATCTTCCCGGTGATCATGGTGCTGTCGGCGTACTTCTTCTTCGCCGGCCACAACCACCCGGGCGGCGGGTTCGCCGGCGGTCTGACCGCGGGCCTGGCGCTGGTGCTGCGGTATCTCGCCGGCGGCCGCTACGAGCTGGGTGAGACGCTGCCGCTGGACGCGGGCAAGGTGCTCGGCGCCGGGCTGACGTTGTCGGCGGGTACGGCGCTGGCCTCGGTCCTGGTGGGCGCGCCCGCGCTGTCGTCGGCGCTGATCCAGGTCGACCTGCCGGTGCTGGGCAGCATCAAGATCGTGACCGCTCTGTTCTTCGACCTGGGGGTGTATCTGATCGTCGTCGGACTGGTGCTCGACGTGTTGCGCAGTCTCGGCGCCCGCATCGACGTCGAGCTGGGCCAGGATCGCAGCGCGGGGGTGACCCGGTGACCACGTCGTTCGTTCCCCTGGTGCTGCTCGGCGGGCTCACCGCCGCCGGGGTGTACCTGCTGCTCGAGCGCAACCTGACGCGAATGCTGTTGGGGCTGCTGCTGATCAGCAACGCGATCAACCTGCTGATCCTGGTGGTGGGCGGCCCGTCCGGGAACCCGCCGATCCGCGGCCGCACCAGCGGGGACACCAGCATCACCGCTGATCCGTTGGCGCAGGCCATGATTCTGACCTCGATCGTGATCACGATGGGGGTGGCGTCGTTCATCCTGGCGATGGCCTACCGGTCCTACCGGTTGACCACCGAGGAGGAGGTCGGCGACGACCCCGAGGACGCGAAGGTGTCCGAACTGGCCGCGCGGGACACCGCGGCGGTCGAGGAGGAACGTCCGAAGCCGGATCTGGGCCGCGACACCGACGCGCCCGACGAGCTCGACGCGGTCCCCGGATTCGAGGGATCGCAATGACTTTCGACAGCACGACTCTCGCGTCCGCCCTGATACCGCTGCCGGTGCTGATCCCGGCGCTGGGCGCCGCGGCCACGCTGATCGCCGGCCGTCAGCCCCGGCTGCAGCGGCTCATCACACTGGGCGGGTTGTCGGTCGTGGTGGCGGTGTGCTGTGCGCTGCTGTACCTGACCGACCGGGACGGCACGCTGGTGCTCAACGTCGGCGGCTGGGGTCAGAGCGTGCCCGGCATGGGCCCGCTGGGCATCACGCTGGTGGTGGACCGGCTCAGTGCGCTGATGCTGGTGGTGTCGTCGATCGTGCTGCTGGCGGTGGTCTTCTACGCCATCGGGCAGGGCATCCGCGACGGCGACGAACGCCAGCCGGTGTCGATCTTCATGCCCACCTACATGGTGCTGTCGGCGGGCGTGTGCATGGCGTTTCTGGCCGGCGACCTGTTCAACCTGTTCGTCGGCTTCGAGGTGCTGCTGTCGTCGAGCTACGTGCTGCTGACCATCGGGGCGAGCAAGGATCGGGTCCGCGCGGGCATCTCGTACGTGATGGTGTCGATGGTGTCGTCGCTGGTGTTCCTGTTCGGCATCGCGCTGGTCTACGCGGCGACCGGGACGCTGAACCTGGCCGAGATCGCGGTGCGCCTCGACGACGTGTCCGAGGGCACCCGCTCGGCGCTGTTCGCGGTGCTGCTGGTGGCGTTCGGCATCAAGGCGGCGGTGTTCCCGCTGTCGGCGTGGCTGCCGGACTCCTACCCGACCGCGCCCGCACCCGTCACCGCGGTGTTCGCCGGCCTGCTCACCAAGGTCGGTGTGTACGCGATCATCCGGGCGCACTCGCTGATGTTCCCGGTCGGCGGCCTGGACCGGGTGCTGATGGTGGCCGCGCTGCTGACCATGGTGGTCGGCATCATGGGTGCGATCGCGCAGAGCGACATCAAGCGTCTGCTGTCGTTCACCCTGGTCAGCCACATCGGCTACATGGTGTTCGGGGTGGCGCTGTCCAACCAGCTCGGCATGTCGGGCGCGATCTACTACGTCGCGCACCACATCCTGGTGCAGACCACACTGTTCCTCGTGGTGGGTCTGATCGAGCGGCAGGCCGGGGCGTCGACCCTGCAGCGGCTCGGCGGGCTGGCCGCGGCGAGCCCGCTGCTGGCGTTCGTGTTCGTCGTGCCCGCGCTCAATCTCGGTGGCATCCCGCCGTTCTCCGGGTTCATCGGCAAGGTGGCGCTGCTGGAGGCCGGTGCCCGGG from Mycolicibacterium phlei harbors:
- a CDS encoding SDR family NAD(P)-dependent oxidoreductase, translating into MGSKWTAANVPDQTGRTAVVTGSNTGLGYDTAAVLAARGAHVVLAVRNPDKGAEAAERIRAAHPGAAVTVQQLDLSSLASVRKAAEEIRANQPRIDLLINNAGLMYVPRRELTEDGFEMHFGTNHLGHFALTGLLVDHLGEGSRIVSVASIAHRILARIRFEDPHFESGYNRVAAYGQSKLANLLFTYELQRRLAAAGRPTIAVAAHPGISNTELMRYIPVPVPDILYRIATQPAEQGALPTLRAATDPAVQDGQYYGPDGLGELRGHPKLVASSAQSHNQDIARRLWTMSEELTGVSFPI
- the moeA gene encoding molybdopterin molybdotransferase MoeA; this translates as MRTVEEHQRVVAGLFARRPAQHVPIADALGMVLAEDVVAPLSLPGFDNSAMDGYAVIAEEVAGASEQSPVRLPVAEDIPAGRTDLLTLRPGTAHRIMTGAMLPAGATAVVPVEATNAATDTVEIYRDARPGQHIRRAGEDVTAGTTVLRAGQPVTPAALGLAAALGLAELSVVPRQRVLVMSTGTELVAPGTPLAPGQIYESNAVMLAAAMRDAGAEVVTTAMSGDDVDSFRAALRGHAGEADLIVTSGGVSAGAYEVVKDALAGDVEFVKVAMQPGMPQGCGTVTVDGRAIPIVTLPGNPVSALVSFEVFLRSPLRAAMGLPQPGRPRRTAVLTEDLTSPRGKRQFRRGVFDADAGTVTSYGPPASHHLRWLASANCLLEIDEDVDALTAGAAVTVWDLT
- a CDS encoding phosphatidylserine decarboxylase — encoded protein: MARRPDLPSGPARLLALARTTIPPMHPAGLPFVGASLAVAALGHRKRWLRTAALTSAAANALFFRHPPRVPPTRPNLVVAPADGLICLIEEAPPPAELGLPSTPLPRISIFLSVFDAHVQRAPIAGEVAAVVHRPGKFGSAELEAASEDNERNSVLIRSETGAEVIAVQIAGLVARRIVCEAKVGDKLEIGQTYGLIRYGSRLDTYLPAGSNILVTTGQRALAGETVLAELP
- the pssA gene encoding CDP-diacylglycerol--serine O-phosphatidyltransferase produces the protein MIRPRIKRSVVSLRILPSAMTVAAICLGLSAVKMALDDRPTEAMAFLAIAAILDALDGRIARALNATSRMGEEIDSLADAVNFGVAPAFIVYGTLLSQSRLGWIVVLLYAVCIVLRLARFNAMLDVDRPAYEKQYFVGMPAPAGAIGAIGPLAAKMQFGEGWWTSEIAVVIWMIGVSLLVVSTVPMRKIHTFAIPPNMVAPLLALVAIGVAAAILYGYLVILIIIAAYVIHIPFAIRTRRFLAEHPEVWDDKPRQQRAARRAIRRAQPHRRSMMRLGLRRPGAPRD
- a CDS encoding AAA family ATPase, whose product is MTELQTAEQVPRRHLTLIARLNTSPLDSRRGVVRLHPEALAALGIREWDAVSLTGSRTTAAVAAAADPDVPAGTALLDDVTLSNAKLVENATVLVAPVTVHGAKSVTLAGSKLATTSISPATLRQALLGKVVTVGDTVALAPRDLGPEFPASRATQALAASVGILWTSELLTVTGTDPAGPVSVQPNSSVNWGDGSTAPQPTAAAQAVVHTRQKPAITVEDLKGSQAQAERLTEWLKLALDQPELLETLGATANLGVLVSGPAGVGKAALVRAVCAGRRLVELDGPEVGSLRAEDRLSSVASAVATVRDGGGVLLITDIDALLPDAGERQPDPVATLILGELRDAVATKGVAFIATTQAPDGIDPRLRAPDLCDRELGLSLPDAAIRAQLLEVLLRDVPAENLDLNEVAQRTPGFVVADLAALVREAALRAAARASSDGASPKLTQDDLMGATTVIRPLSRSATEEVSVGSVTLDDVGDMVATKQALTEAVLWPLQHPDTFARLGVAPPRGVLLYGPPGCGKTFVVRALASSGRLSVHAVKGAELMDKWVGSSEKAVRELFRRARDSAPSLVFLDEIDALAPRRGQSFDSGVTDRVVAALLTELDGIDPLRDVVVLGATNRPDLIDPALLRPGRLEKLVFVEPPDAEARRDILRTAGKSIPLASEGDDAVDLDALAADLEGYSAADCVALLREAALTAMRRSIDAADVTAADVAAAREAVRPSLDPAQVEALRAFAAGR
- a CDS encoding DUF1707 domain-containing protein — encoded protein: MEIRAGDADREATARLLGQAFTQGYLTMPEYEARLQDAFAATTQSQLRALTADLPLARRIARRQAARRSVRYHLAGYLTMVAVVLTVWLSVGLTTGAWYFWPIWPILGAGIGLVGHALPVSRYGSMSPARIA